The DNA region ACGCGGTCAGATCCGCGTCGCCGGTGCGTACGGCTTCTCGGTCAAGGCGCTTCGCCGTGCGCGTGTCCGCCGATCGCCACGCGACCAGCACGCCAATCGCCAAGATCAGGACGGGAAACTCGCCCAGGCCCCACGCGAAGGCGCCACCATATTGCTGATCGGTGATAGCAGAGGGACCCCAGTCGCGACCCATGAGGCCGTACCACCGCGGGGCGAGCAGGACCTGTGACGTGGTGAGGGCCACACCAAAGAACGCGTGGAACGCCATCGTCGCGAACAACAGGACCACGCGGAGCGCGTAAGGCGGGCGCTTGGGTCCGGGGTCGATGCCGACGAGGGCGTTCGCGAACAGGTAACCCGCCAAGGTGAAGTGGACGATCATCCACAGGTGCCCGGCGTGATTGCGCAGCGCGAACTCGAAGATCGGCGTGTAGTAGAAGACGATGAGGGAGCCTGCGAAGTTCACGGCGGCGACCACGGGGTTGGCCAGGAAGCGCATCCACCGCGACTCGACGATGATCCTGATCCACTCGCGGGGGCCGCGCGTGCCATCGTGACGCGGCGGGAGGGCCCGCAGCGCAAGCGTGACGGGGGCCGCCCACACGATCGGCAACGGCACGGCCATGACGAGCAACATGTGCTCGACCATGTGGCCGCTGAAGGTCACCATGCCGTACACCGCGGGCGCACCTTGAGTGATCCAGATGAGTCCCGCCATGCCGAAGACGAACGAAGCGGTCCGGTGCCAGGCCCAGCTGTCGCCGCGTCGGCGCAAGCGAATCGCCCACCTGAGGTACACGGTCAAGAGCGCGAGGATCACGAAGGCCGACAGAATCTCGAGTCGCCACTGCACAATCCACTGCAACGCGTCGGGGCGCGGAGGCAGCGGGTAGCCGGTGAGCCGGAATGCGGGGCTTGGGTCGGGAACCAGCTCGACGGGAATGGTCGGGGCCGTTCGCGATAGCACGCCCGCGATCGCGATGACCCCGACCAGGAGGCCGATGTCTATCGACAGGATTCGCCAGAAGCGCGCCCTCACATCGGCCGCAGTAAGGCGAGGCAAGGTGGCGCGGCGATGCCACGCAGCCAACGCGATGGCGCACGACATCAGCACAAGCTTGGCGGCAAGGAGTCGCCCATATGTGGTGGTCACCAGGTCGGTGATCGAGCCGACGCGCAACCACGCGTTCGCCG from Demequina lutea includes:
- a CDS encoding cytochrome c oxidase assembly protein; the encoded protein is MTIVGLSAITRDLSVAVVVGALLLLVTVVRGAAVERAALVARVGAVAWVVSSAVFLVWSYAEIANVSVGDPTFGQQLWSFVADIDLGRAYGMGVAAALVTSIAVTFARTPTEAAWSLLPIIYGLGVQAETGHAAGSSDHHLAVTAMFLHIAASAVWLGLLVGIAAVRRQLGDDAKSAVERVSKMAIWAAVALVASGAANAWLRVGSITDLVTTTYGRLLAAKLVLMSCAIALAAWHRRATLPRLTAADVRARFWRILSIDIGLLVGVIAIAGVLSRTAPTIPVELVPDPSPAFRLTGYPLPPRPDALQWIVQWRLEILSAFVILALLTVYLRWAIRLRRRGDSWAWHRTASFVFGMAGLIWITQGAPAVYGMVTFSGHMVEHMLLVMAVPLPIVWAAPVTLALRALPPRHDGTRGPREWIRIIVESRWMRFLANPVVAAVNFAGSLIVFYYTPIFEFALRNHAGHLWMIVHFTLAGYLFANALVGIDPGPKRPPYALRVVLLFATMAFHAFFGVALTTSQVLLAPRWYGLMGRDWGPSAITDQQYGGAFAWGLGEFPVLILAIGVLVAWRSADTRTAKRLDREAVRTGDADLTAYNSMLDRLSQSDENAPS